The genomic segment CCGGCGCGGACCTGGCGGGTACGAGCCGCATCCCGTATCCGTGCGACGTTCGCATTATCCGGGTGCCGTGTTCCGGGCGCGTCGACCCCCTTATGATACTCCGCGCCTTCCGCGAGGGCGCCGACGGCGTACTCGTCTCGGGCTGCCACCCCGGCGACTGCCACTACATCGAGGGCAACTACTACGCCCGGCGTAAGTTCATCGCGCTTAAAAAACTGCTCGACCACGTCGGCATCGACCCGCGCCGCTTCCGCGTCTCCTGGGTATCGGCGTCGGAAGGCCGCAAGTGGGCCGACGTCGTCGGGGCCGTAACGAAGGAACTGCTCGAGGCCGGGCCGCTCCGCTACGAAGAGGATGGCGACGATTAGGGAAGAACTCCAGGCCGCGGTCAAAAAGCTGTTCGACGACGACAAGATCGACTACTTCGTCGGCTACGTGGAGGACTACGGCCACACGTTCCCGGCTTTCCTGACCAAGGACTCCGACCTGAGCCGCCTTACTTTCGACCGCAAGTCGTACAACAACCTCGCGAACTTCCTGCCGGAGCTGCGCGGCTTCCGCGTCGGCTTGATATGCAAACAGTGCGAGGTGCGTACGCTCAACGTCCTGGCCGCGGAGGGACAGCTCGAGCGGGACAAGTTGGTAGTCGTCGGCGTTCCCTGCCCGGCGATGGTCGACCCCCGGAAGCTACCGGAGGGCGAGGCCGACTTGGCCTCGCTGGACGAGCCCCTCTGGCAGGAGAAATGCCGCCGCTGCCTCGAGCGGAACACCCCCTCCTCAGACGTCTTCGTCGGCGAGCGCGTTAGCACGCCCACCCCCGCCGAGGGGTGGCCTTTACTCGACGAAGTCGAGGCGATGTCGGCGGAGGAACGCCTCGCCTGGTGGCGCCGTCAGATGTCGCTCTGCATACGCTGTTACGCCTGCCGGCTGGCCTGCCCGCTGTGCTACTGCCACCAGTGCTTCGCGGAAGACAATAAGCCGCAATGGCTCGATAAATCCGTCGCGCCGGAAAACAACCTCCACTACCACATCATCCGGGCCGTCCACCTCGGCGGGCGCTGCATAGAGTGCGGGGAGTGCTCGCGGGTGTGCCCGGTGGGAATCCCGGTCGACGTCTTAAACAACGTTCTCGCGCGCGACTTCGCCGAGCGCTTCGGCTACGTCTCCGGCGAAACCGCCGAGACCCAACCGGCGCTTACGCAATACGAGCGCGACGACAAGGAAGACTTCATCCTGTAAGCCGATGGCCGCCGAGTATTACAGATTGAACAAGGACCGCGTCGCCGAGCTCTTCGAGCGCGCCCGGGCCGACTACGACGTCGTCGCGAAGACGCGCGACGCCAACGGCAACCTCGTCTACGGCCGCCCCGCCGCTTTCGGCGACGTCGCGTTCGTCGACGAGCAGCCGCCGATGTCGGCCAAGGCGTTCGCGCTCCCCCAGAACGAAACGTTGGTCCGGTACGAGCGCGTAGACGATAAAATCCGCGCGGAAGGGCCCGAGGCGGAGGCGCGCGACGTCCTCCTCTTCGGCGTCAATATGTGCGACGCCGCCGCGTTCGGAATCATCGACCGTGTCTTCGAGTGGGACTACCTCGACGACCCGTACCTGGGCCGCCGCGCCGGGACTACCCTGTTCGCGCTCGCCTGCTCGGCCCTGCAGCAGGACTGCTTCTGCGACCGGATATCGTACGCCGAGGACGGCGTCGACGCCGTCGCTTACCCGCTCGA from the bacterium genome contains:
- a CDS encoding hydrogenase iron-sulfur subunit: MAEGKKQKAPEKAPPWEPNIVGFLCNWCSYAGADLAGTSRIPYPCDVRIIRVPCSGRVDPLMILRAFREGADGVLVSGCHPGDCHYIEGNYYARRKFIALKKLLDHVGIDPRRFRVSWVSASEGRKWADVVGAVTKELLEAGPLRYEEDGDD
- a CDS encoding 4Fe-4S dicluster domain-containing protein; this translates as MATIREELQAAVKKLFDDDKIDYFVGYVEDYGHTFPAFLTKDSDLSRLTFDRKSYNNLANFLPELRGFRVGLICKQCEVRTLNVLAAEGQLERDKLVVVGVPCPAMVDPRKLPEGEADLASLDEPLWQEKCRRCLERNTPSSDVFVGERVSTPTPAEGWPLLDEVEAMSAEERLAWWRRQMSLCIRCYACRLACPLCYCHQCFAEDNKPQWLDKSVAPENNLHYHIIRAVHLGGRCIECGECSRVCPVGIPVDVLNNVLARDFAERFGYVSGETAETQPALTQYERDDKEDFIL